CGCCGCCTGCGCGCGGTCCCGCAGAAGCCTTGAGGGACGGGAGATGCGAAGCCTGCCCGACGCGCGCGCGCGGCGCCACGAGAAGAGCGGCCCTCCCGGGGTGCCCGTGACCGGCCCCGGACCGGCCGAGAAACCCAAGCTGGTGCTGCGCCTGCCCACCATAGACGAGGCGGGGTCGCCGGGCGCGGGGTTCGTGCACGGCGCCGTGGGGTGGACGCTGGGCACGCTGGGCGCCATCGTCGGCGCCGGCCTGCTGGTGGCGTCGCTGGTGTCGATGAACGTGACCGTGAAGGCGCCGGGCAGCATGGAGCCCGTGCGCGTGTGGCCGGTGCGCACCACCGAGCCTGGGACCGTGGACTCCGTTCTGGTCGCCACCGGCGACACGGTGCGCAAGGGCCAGCCGGTGCTGCAGCTCGACTCGCTGCAGCTCGAGACGACGTTGCTGCAATTGCAGGCGCAGCTCCGCGCCGCCCAGATCGACCAGCGGCGCTCCGCCAGCGCCGCGCCGGTGGAGCGCCGCCAGCAGGGCGACAAGGCCGCCCAGGCGCAGGCGCGGCTGGTGACGGCGCGCGCCACCCTGCGGCAGCGCATGGTGGAGAACGACGCGGGCACGAACGTGGACTCGCTGCTCGCCGTGTACCGCCCCGGCCGCCACGTGGGCATCGACCTGGCCGTCGCCGAGGTGCAGGCGGCCGAGGCCGAGACCCGCCTGTCCAGTTCGCAGAACGACATCCTGGCGCTGGAGCGCTTCGACCGCGCGAAGAAGGGCACCGAAGAGGACCAGCTCGCCGCGCAGATCCGCGCCACCCGCGAGCGGCTGCAGCGCCTCACCGTGCTGTCGCCCACGCACGGCGTGGTGCTCACCGAGCAGATCGAGCGGCTGGGCGGCTCGTACGTGCGCGAGGGCGAGCTGCTGCTGGAGGTGGCCGACCTCGACGAGTGGCGCGTCAACCTGTACGTCCCCGAGCGCGACGTCCACAAGATCCGCCTGGGCGACTCGGTGCAGGTGGAGGTGCAGGCGTTCAACGCGGAAGACGAGGACCGGCTGCGCGGAAGCGTCGTCTTCGTCGCCCCCGAACCCGTGGGCGCGGGCCAGTCCACCAGCACCGGCGGGC
This DNA window, taken from Longimicrobiaceae bacterium, encodes the following:
- a CDS encoding efflux RND transporter periplasmic adaptor subunit translates to MRSLPDARARRHEKSGPPGVPVTGPGPAEKPKLVLRLPTIDEAGSPGAGFVHGAVGWTLGTLGAIVGAGLLVASLVSMNVTVKAPGSMEPVRVWPVRTTEPGTVDSVLVATGDTVRKGQPVLQLDSLQLETTLLQLQAQLRAAQIDQRRSASAAPVERRQQGDKAAQAQARLVTARATLRQRMVENDAGTNVDSLLAVYRPGRHVGIDLAVAEVQAAEAETRLSSSQNDILALERFDRAKKGTEEDQLAAQIRATRERLQRLTVLSPTHGVVLTEQIERLGGSYVREGELLLEVADLDEWRVNLYVPERDVHKIRLGDSVQVEVQAFNAEDEDRLRGSVVFVAPEPVGAGQSTSTGGPAPAVPTGMGMYRVVARLDQKQLARMGVEKFRRGYTVQGQIITRSGRIITLLWDYLHDQLRGRA